ACGAAGAAGGGAGAATAGTATTTGAACTTCAGAGAGAACAAGCTGAGCATGTAACGGACATAAGTCGTACAGTTTATATACCAGGAACAAGGTATAACaatttatttgtgaaatttctACATAATATCGAAAATCACATGTTCATTACTTTCTACTAAACGAGTTTTCttgtttgcatttaaatttgttttgttaGGTTCTTGCCTACTAAAAGGAACAAAAGAATGCTGGAAATCAAAAAGCAAGTCCAAACAACGATTAGGCGTATAATCGACAAAAGATTCAGGGCAATGGAAGCAGGGGAGCCTAGTAAAAATGACTTATTAGGCATATTAGTTGAATCCAATATGAAAGAAATTGAACAGCATGGAAGCAAATATTTCGGAATGACAACAATTGAAGTGATTGAAGAATGCAAGTTATTCTACTTTGCTGGACAAGAGACCACTTCAGTGTTGCTCGTCTGGGCAATGATTTTGTTATGCCTACATCCAGAGTGGCAAGCCCGTGCCAGAGAGGAGGTTTTGCAGGTCATTGGAAATGAAAAGCCAAATTTTGAAGGACTAAGTCGCCTCAAAATTGTAAGTACTTTCCACTAGTTTGTTATGTAAGACAACTTAAAATAGCCCAAGATCTCTGCATAGATCAAATTTCGAAGATGAATAGTACTATTAAATTGTCTTGCCCATCATTAATGCCAAATTGATCCAACTGATATAAGATAGACCACATTTCTATCGTCCTATTTCAGTCTCAGAGGGGTAATAATTACTTGAAGACTAAATATCTCAGAAAGGCATGGCATCTAAATTTTGTAAGAAGTGAACTAATTGTACTTCCAACTTATGCAATACATTTTTCTTTCCATATATAGGTGACAATGATCTTGCACGAGACGTTAAGGCTATTCCCCCTAGTACCAACATATCGTAGAAGGAACAAA
This region of Solanum stenotomum isolate F172 unplaced genomic scaffold, ASM1918654v1 scaffold20371, whole genome shotgun sequence genomic DNA includes:
- the LOC125850898 gene encoding cytochrome P450 CYP72A219-like, which encodes HMLPAFYQSCSEMISKWEEIIPNETSFELDVWPDFQLMTSEVISRTAFGSSYEEGRIVFELQREQAEHVTDISRTVYIPGTRFLPTKRNKRMLEIKKQVQTTIRRIIDKRFRAMEAGEPSKNDLLGILVESNMKEIEQHGSKYFGMTTIEVIEECKLFYFAGQETTSVLLVWAMILLCLHPEWQARAREEVLQVIGNEKPNFEGLSRLKIVTMILHETLRLFPLVPTYRRRNKHEVKLGELSLPAGVLLFIPTVLIHYDKELWGEDAKEFKPERFSEGVSKATKGHLSFIPFSGGPRVCIGQNFAMMEAKMAIAMILQKFSFELSLSYTHTPVASFATRPQYGAPLLMRKL